The nucleotide window AAAGGTTTGCGGCCTATGATTTGGGTGCTGGAGTCGCAGTGGAGGGGCTCGGAGATGGTGCCGTGGGCGCAGGAGGTGGCGTGATCTTTGGAGCTTCGATTTTTGGGGCAGATGGCGTAGGCGTAGGAGCAGGTTTAGGAGTCGTCTTTGGTGCCTCAGTTTTGGGTGCGACACGATTGGTAGCGGTGGCGCTCGATTGTTGGCTTGCAGGCACCTTGAAGAGCTTGCCGCTATACGGACATTTCACAGTCTGCCCGGCGGACATGCCTGCTACATCGACGAGCTGGGATTTTTGTGCATAAGGGCTATTCACCATGTTGGGACGACCAGCGACAGGTGAACCATAGGGGAGGTCTTTGTTCGATGGTGTGTAGTCCGCTGGCTTTTTATTGGCGGGTGGTGTGCTGTTGTTGATTCCGCGTGTGGCACTGCTTGAAGGCGGGGTGGATGGGGTGTTGTCCACGATTTCATGCCGGGGCTCACGCACAGGTTTGCTCGATTGTGAGCGAGAGGGGCTGCGGCGAGCTACTTTGGATGACCCGTGGCTTTTGGGCTTTGTAGGCCCTACTTTTGTCGAGCGATGTGAGGAAGAAGAAGAGGCTGTGTTTTCAAGGTAACGTGTATTGGCTACCGGAAGAGGACGTGGCCGATAAACGAGACCGCTAGGCATAGCGTAAGCTCCATTGCCAATAGGGCGCATCTTTGTGGAGAGAGCCCCACTTCCATGCGGGTAGAGTGGGCCAGAGAAACTACGCTGCGCCATTTGGGAGCGAGAGGTCGTGAAGGGCTGCCTTCCGGTGGAATAGGCCCAATAATTAAAAAGACCGTCACGCTGAATGAGATCCCACGCCTGACGTGGTGGCATCGTGCATGAGGAAAGACAAAGAAGGGAGGCCGAGAGTGCGAGGCACCATGTCAATGAAGCGGGATGGCGGGAGGAGTTCTTCATAAGCAGAAGTGATGAGTAGGAGTTGCGAGCACGACAGCTTTTGTATCGTTGTATCACCATGCTGGCAGTTGGCTCCTGATTATTCAAGACAGGAGACAAACGAATGACATCACTCACTCGCAATTCACATAGACACCATAATCATTGTGCCGAGTGAAGAAAGAATTCTTAACCTTACAAATCAATGAAGCGTCTTTTGGAGTGCCTGCTTGGCTCGCGAATTTATAAATAAAAAAGGCCACTCCATTGCTGGCGTGGCCTTCCTCGTTTTTAAGGGACCAAGAACAAGAAGATAGGCGTCTCTACTTGGATCGCTCCGCACCTGCATCGCGGATTTTTGCAGCGAGCTGATCTACTTTCCGGCGAAAATCTGTGGAGGTATTGATCTGATTGGTGATGACTTTGCAGGCATGGATAACTGTGCCGTGGTCGCGACCGCCGAACTCCTCACCGATCTGGATGAGAGGCAGCTTCGTCAGGGTGCGGACGAGATACATGGCTACCTGACGACCCTCGGCGATATTTTTCGGCCTACGTGGTCCAGTGAGGTCACTGACGCGTAGATCGTAATGCGTAGCGACGATGCGCTGCACTTTGTCCACCGTGATCTGACGAGCCTGATCGTCCTCAATGACATCGTGGAGTAACACGGCTAAGGCGGTCTCCGTGGGGACGGGGCCTTCGAGCGAGACGTGGGCAGCGACGCGCATCATCGCACCTTCGAGCTTGCGCACGTTGGAGCGGATTCGCTGAGCGATGAAGTCGAGCACCCAGCTATCGAGTGCGACATTGAAGTCTGCCATCTTGCGCCGCAGGATGGCGATCCGAGTTTCAAAATCTGGCACCTGGATCTGAGTCGTGAGTCCCCACTCGAAGCGGGAGACGAGGCGACTTTCGAGATTCTTGATTTCACTCGGTGGCCGGTCACTGGCCAGCACGATCTGCCGGGCATTGTTGAAGAGCTCGTTGAACGTGTGGAAGAACTCTTCCTGGGTGCTGTCCTTACCTTCAAAGAATTGCACGTCGTCGATGAGCAGGACATCTACTTTGCGATACTTCGCACGGAATTGCGTGAAGGTCTGCTTCTTGATCGCCTCGACGAACTCATTGGTGAACTGCTCACTGGTCACATAGCGCACGATGGCGTTGCGCTTTCTGGCCAAGACCTCTTGACCGATAGCTTGGAGCAGATGCGTCTTGCCTAGCCCCGTAGAACCATGAAAAAAGAGTGGGTTGTATATGCGACCCGGCTTTTCTGCGACGGCTCGTGCCACAGCGACAGAGTAGCCCGTATTCGTGCCGGCCACGAAGCTATCAAAATTAAACTTCGCGTTAAGACCAGCCTCACCAAAGCTACGGATCGGCGCGGGCTCTGCATTCGCGACGCGGGCTGCTTTTAATTGTATCGCGGGAGCAGGCGTGAGCACATGGGCACCCGTAACAGGCTCCGTAGCGACATGGAATTCGATCGTGGCAGGCTCACCAGTGACTTGCGCTACGGCATCAGAGACGACTCCGAGGTAGTTACTCTCGATCCAGAGTTGATGGATCGGATTGGGCACGGTGATGATGAAGCGCCCACCATCCGCTGTGTGTGCAGAGGCACCGCTGAAACAGCGCTGATAGTTATCTGCTCCGAGCCTCTGCAACAGCACCTCACTCACGCTATCCCACAAAGTGGGTGTCAGCGTAAAGAGATCATGCTGACCTGGTTTAGTTTGCGGGGTGTCGGAAGTGTTGTGACCATCTTCATTCTTGGGCTCCATGTGGTTGGTATTCTACAGCGGTCGTTGAGTTGAGAGGGGATTGAGGGAGGAAAGGGATTTCGCTCGAGAGTGTGAGCCAGTTTCAAAAGGCCACCCGAAGATGTTTTTAAAACTGGGCGCTTTGTATGACGAATTCGTTTCCAAGCACAACCTTTTCCGCGCTTATTTTTTGAAAAAAACTTCTGATCGAATGAAATTTCTCAACCATTTTTGCGAGTCACTGCGAAGGCTATTGTCAGCATAAGTGCGTATAAGCAGTGAACAGCCAACTCAGGATTGCGAATATCAGGACCTTCACTCGGTCGATCTTCACCCTTTGGCTCCGTGGAGATGAATCATGCTTTTTTCCCCAGGGCTCAATTCAGGGTTGATTCCTTGCTGCCTTTTCCGCTTACTTATCGTTAATCTGCTTTCACACGGCGTTTCACTGCGCCGGATGGACCCACACGCTCATGATTTCTCCATCTGCACGACTCCAATTTTCGCTCCGGTTAGTTTTAGCACGCAGTTTACTCTGTGCGCTGTGTCTGTGTTGTAGTGCCTTGCATGCTTTTGATACGGTGATCCTCGATCCAGGTCATGGAGCTCATGACCGAGGTGCCGCCATCGGTTATGTCTATGAGAAGCACCTCGCACTCGATACGGCGCGGCGTGTGGAGCAGCTACTCAAGAAAGAAGGCATCAAAGTCATCATGACACGCAACCGTGATGTATTCATCCCACTACAAGGCCGCTCCGCCACGGGTAATAGTAAGAGCAATTCCATCTTCGTGAGCATTCATTACAACTACAATCGTGGAGGCAGTGGTAGCGGGGCGGAGACGTATTACCATTTTTCCAGCAGCTACACGCTGGCGGCCTACATACAGGCCTATCTGGTCCAGCGCACGCGTATGACGAACCGTGGCGTGAAAAGCGCCAGCTATCATGTCATCCGTGAAACGACGCGAAATCCCGCTGTCCTCGTCGAATGCGGGTTCGTGAGCAATCCCACAGAGCGTGCACGCATGCTCACCGGAGAATTCCGCGCACGCATCGCTGAGGGCATCGCACAAGGCATCGTCGCCTATCGCAAGGCAGATTAAAGAGAGCGTACTCTCTGCATCATGCTTTCACGGCAGCGACGATCTTCTCTGCTGCATCTGTGAGATCAGCGGCACTGGTAATCTTCAGACCACTGGCGGCCAGAGTAGCCTTTCCGGCTTCGACGTTGTTGCCTTCGAGGCGGACC belongs to Verrucomicrobiaceae bacterium and includes:
- the dnaA gene encoding chromosomal replication initiator protein DnaA is translated as MEPKNEDGHNTSDTPQTKPGQHDLFTLTPTLWDSVSEVLLQRLGADNYQRCFSGASAHTADGGRFIITVPNPIHQLWIESNYLGVVSDAVAQVTGEPATIEFHVATEPVTGAHVLTPAPAIQLKAARVANAEPAPIRSFGEAGLNAKFNFDSFVAGTNTGYSVAVARAVAEKPGRIYNPLFFHGSTGLGKTHLLQAIGQEVLARKRNAIVRYVTSEQFTNEFVEAIKKQTFTQFRAKYRKVDVLLIDDVQFFEGKDSTQEEFFHTFNELFNNARQIVLASDRPPSEIKNLESRLVSRFEWGLTTQIQVPDFETRIAILRRKMADFNVALDSWVLDFIAQRIRSNVRKLEGAMMRVAAHVSLEGPVPTETALAVLLHDVIEDDQARQITVDKVQRIVATHYDLRVSDLTGPRRPKNIAEGRQVAMYLVRTLTKLPLIQIGEEFGGRDHGTVIHACKVITNQINTSTDFRRKVDQLAAKIRDAGAERSK
- a CDS encoding N-acetylmuramoyl-L-alanine amidase, which translates into the protein MHAFDTVILDPGHGAHDRGAAIGYVYEKHLALDTARRVEQLLKKEGIKVIMTRNRDVFIPLQGRSATGNSKSNSIFVSIHYNYNRGGSGSGAETYYHFSSSYTLAAYIQAYLVQRTRMTNRGVKSASYHVIRETTRNPAVLVECGFVSNPTERARMLTGEFRARIAEGIAQGIVAYRKAD